One window of Streptomyces sp. NBC_00273 genomic DNA carries:
- a CDS encoding HD domain-containing protein, whose amino-acid sequence MPLSDALSQALHSPTDPPLRPLPSPVVDLLRSLDAPPRLAAHLRVVHDVAVELVDWMDRRHPRIAVDRAAVLFGAATHDIGKTVHTAELSGPGSSHEGAGRELLSAHGFGPELARFAGTHASWTAPGTTLEDLLVSTADKVWKNKRLQELEDLVIARLAQATGGQHWEEYLAFDDLLTRIGEGADGRLAFQASFPEHA is encoded by the coding sequence ATGCCCCTCTCTGATGCCTTGTCCCAGGCCCTGCACTCCCCTACCGATCCGCCGCTCCGGCCGCTCCCGTCCCCGGTGGTGGACCTGCTCCGGTCCCTCGACGCACCGCCGCGGCTGGCCGCCCATCTGCGTGTCGTCCACGACGTGGCGGTCGAACTGGTCGATTGGATGGACCGTCGCCATCCGCGGATCGCCGTCGACCGCGCGGCCGTGCTCTTCGGGGCGGCGACCCACGACATCGGCAAGACCGTGCACACGGCAGAACTGTCCGGGCCCGGCTCCTCGCACGAAGGGGCGGGCCGCGAGCTGCTGTCGGCCCACGGGTTCGGCCCGGAACTGGCCCGGTTCGCCGGAACCCACGCCTCGTGGACGGCTCCCGGTACGACGCTGGAGGACCTGCTGGTGAGCACGGCCGACAAGGTCTGGAAGAACAAGCGCCTCCAAGAACTCGAAGACCTCGTGATCGCGCGCCTGGCGCAGGCGACGGGCGGCCAACACTGGGAGGAGTACCTCGCGTTCGACGATCTGCTGACGCGCATCGGCGAGGGTGCCGACGGCCGGCTCGCCTTCCAGGCGTCCTTCCCGGAGCACGCGTAG